The genomic window AACCAACTTTTTTGGCACCCACGAGCTCACGATAAAATTACTGCCCACTTTGCTGCAGCAAAAAGATGCGCGTTTAATTCAAAACAGCTCGATATTGGGCTTTGCGGCGATGCCTATGCGCGGCGCCTATAACGCTTCTAAATTTGCGCTAGAAGGCTTAACTGATACCTTGCGCTTGGAGTTGGCTGGGTCGAGTTTAAAAATTAGCCTTATAGAGCCGGGGCCAATTGAGTCACACTTCAGAAAAAATGCGCTAGTAGCGCTGGAAGAAAACGTAGATATACACAACACTCGCCATAGCAAAATGTATAAAACCGCTATTGAGCGCTTGCGCAAAGTGGGGCCTGCGGCGCCATTCACCTTGCCAGCGGACGCAGTGGTCGCAAAATTAATTCATGCATTAGAAAGTCGCAGGCCAAAACAACGATATTTTGTTACGGTGCCAACATACGCCATGGCAATATTAAAAGTGTTGTTGCCGGGCCGTTGGATGGATTATGTATTACGTAAAGCGGGCAGCTAGTCTTTCTCTGTTTTTACCCTGCCTGTGATAGCTTACTGGTTTCAAATAATAATTATTGATAGTTAACAAAGGATAAAGGGTATGAATCACATTCTAATTACTCGAATACTTGCGTGCGTTTTTATGCTGGCGTCGGTGGCCGCTAGTGCTGAGCAATTTAAAGTGTTGCTGTTTACTAAGACCGATGGTTGGCATCACAAGTCTATTAATGCCGGCGTAACAGCAATGGAAACCTTGGCCAAAAAGCACCACTTTTTAGTGGATTGGCACGAGGATGCTGGCCGTATTAATGACGATAACCTTAAGCAATACGACGCCATTGTATTTTTGCTCACCACTGGCAATATTTTAAACGAAGAGCAGCAGGGTGCCATGGAGCGCTTTATTCAATCTGGTAAGGGCTTTGTAGGTATTCACAGCGCATCCGACACCGAATATGAGTGGGATTGGTACACTAAAATGGTTGGTCGCACGTTTCATATCCACCCCGAAATTCAAACCGGTGAGTTACAGGTGCTCGATCGCAAGTTTCCTGGCTTAGAGCGTATGCCAGATCGCTTATTGTGGACCGAAGAATGGTATGAGTTTGGCGCAGAGCGTATAGATGGTTTGAACTATATTTTGGCGGTAGACGAAAAAACCTATGACCCCGAAGCCGACTGGGGCCGTGTAGCTGGCAAGGGTATGGGTAAGTTTCACCCTATAGCGTGGTACCACGAGTATGACGGCGGTCGCGCATTTTATACCGCGCTTGGCCATATGGGCTCTACCTATAGCGACCCTCTATTTATGGAGCATATCTACGGCGGCTTGTACTGGGCCGTGACGGGTAAAGGCATTAAGAAACAAGCTACAAGCAACTAATGGCCTTGTAAGCAGCAGTGCTATATTTTAAAGCTGCTACCAAAATGGATTAATGAACAGCCCCTAGCGGGCTGTCAGTTTATTGATAAACCCCTCTATTATTTTTGCGGAGAGTTTAATCCTTCTAAATCCGCAAATTCTTAGGGTGAAATCTCAAAAAACGTATGAATATGTCCCTATAACTTGCTCAATTCGTCCATGAATTGAGCATTTTTGATCTTTCACCCTAAGAATTTACTCGCTGAGTTACCTGAGTCTGGTTTGTCATCAGCCTGACAGCCCCTAGCGGGCTGTTTTTCATTATTAGTGTTGCACCAAGCAAAGTAGCAAATTGTTGCGTCAGCGGGCGCCTGTGTATATTGTAGTGCACCACAAAATACTCATTTTTCTAGATTTTTGGGCATTGAGCCTTTGAGGGCGTCTGCCGCGCCCACCAATAATTACCATTTATAAAGATGTAAATGCAGGATGCGCCACCCATGATTGATGTAAAAACCAGCCAAAGCTATCAAGAGCCGCAATCTACCGAATCTAGCCTGGTGCAGTCTGATACCGCAGGTAGGCACTTTATTGTGGATTTCTGGGGTGCGCACTATTTAGAAAATGTCGATGTGCTCGAGCAGGCGCTTACCGACGCAGCCAGTGTGGCGGGAGCTGTGTTGTTGCATATTCATCTACACAAGTTTACGCAAGGTGGCGGTGTAACTGGCGTGGCGCTGTTGGCCGAATCACACATAAGTGTGCACACTTGGCCAGAGAGAGATTACGCCGCTTTTGATGTGTTTATGTGCGGCGATGCCAAGCCACAAGATGCTGTAGCATTGTTAGAGCGTGTATTTAAGCCTACAAAAACCAAGATATCTGAAATACTGCGCGGTAAAGAGTAACGCTTAACGGCGCAGGTCTTCTATATATAAGTGGTAGAGCTTGGGCTCCATAATAGAGTTCACTGTTGTTTCAACCTTAGCTATATCTTTATCAAAGTTTCTTGCCGCCTGCATACTTGCTTGCGTTAATGCTCTGGTCTCAATATTAAACTCAATATCTGCAGGAAACGCCACGTTATTTCTCGCCATATTAAACCCCCAAATACCAAATGAAGGCAATGCAGTGTGGTAGCTAAGTGTATTGTCGAACACGTGATCTAATGTTTGTTCTATACACCAAAATACGTGGCGGGTAAAAAAGGGTGATGAGCTTTGGCTGACTAAAATGCCCTCTGGTGTCATACGGCGTTTTATCATGGTGTAAAACTCGCGCGAATACAGCTTGTTAATTGCCTCATTGTGCGGGTCGGGCATATCTATAATTACGCGGTCGTAATCGATGCCGGGTTCATTGATAAAGCTAAACGCATCTTGGCTAAACGCTGTGAGCTTTTCGGCGTCGAGGCTGCCTTTGTTCAACCTGCGCAGCATGGGCAATTCGTTTGCTATGCGCAGCATTTCGGGGTCGATATCCACCAAGTGAATTGTTTCTACATCGTCGTATTTCAATACTTCCCGCGCGGCTAGACCATCGCCACCACCAAGAATAAGTACATTTTTACGCGGCCCGGGAATAGACATAACTGGGTGCACTAAGTATTCGTGGTAGCGGTATTCGTCCCGCGAAGAAAATTGGATGTGGCCATCTATATACAAGCGTTGTTCACGCGTGGTGGTAGAGCGCGTTACCACCAGTTTCTGGTATGGGGTTTGAGTGGAATAAATTACTTGGTCAAAGTACAAATGTTTTTCTGCAAAGCGGGTAAGCACTGTGCCGTAAAAAATACAGCCGGTAAGCAACACTAAAATGCCAATACAGCTTAATAGCATAGCGTGGTAGTGCCGCAGGTAGTGCCGGAATACAATAACGTTTATTGTTGCTACAAGAATATTAATTAAGCCAATAGCAAATGAAGATTGCACTAGCCCCAGTGAGGGCAATAGCAGTAGGGGGAACGAAACTGAGCCAATAAGTGCGCCAACGTAATCTAGCGACATAACATTGGCTATCGATTCTTTTAAGCTTCTTTTTTGCGCAAGTAGAGATGTGAGTATTGGAATCTCCATTCCCACGAGCGCACCGATAATTAAAATTAGGCTATACATCACCAGTTCGTACAGGGCGCGCGCCATTGGGAAGGCTATAAAAAGCAAAATACTGCAAATGCCGCCCACAAGTGCGATAGCAATTTCGACGAAAATAAAGTTACGTACAAACTGATCGTCAAAGTATTTAGAAATCATCGAGCCCACACCCATGGCAAACATAAAAAAGCCAATGGTGAGCGAGAATTGGTGCACGCTGTTACCCAATAGGTAGCTGGATACAGTGCCTATAATTAATTCGTAAACAATGCCGCATAGGGCAACAATAAGAATAGAGAAAAGTAGTACGCCAGCTTGTTTAGCGTTTATATCGGTAAGTGGTGTTTTCATGAGATTACTTAAGGCTTGCCAAATAAAAACGCTCCGGAAAGGTTAGCCAAACCGGAGCGTTAGGGGGTGTAACAATCTATTTAAGGAGTACCGTACTAACGGGTTATTTACCCGAAGAGTGGCTACCAGAACCTGCACGTGCACGTGCACTCGCTGCGGCTTTAGCTGTTACAGGCTGCTTGTTTGCAAGTGCAGATTTATTAACACCTGCAGCGCTTTGGCGGCTTAGCATGCTGCCAATAAGGTAACCGGCCAACAATGAAGTACCGCTAAAGTGGTGGTCGTTTACGGCGCCGCTGCGGCTTGTAGCAATAACGCGCGAGTTTTCACCGTCTACTTCAATCAAAAATAACGCGTCTTCGTTTTGGTCCATTTCGTTGTTGCTGTTTAAGTCTTCGTAGGCAAGTAACGATGCGTCGGTTTTAGGTGCAACACCAATAGGCTTGGTGTGCAATGCTGGTTGTGCGGCATTGTAGTTTTCAGCTAGGTCTTCAGAGAACGCAATAAAGGTTTCATCTGGGCCTAATTGTGGCTCGCCCTCTGCGTTTTCTTCAAACGCGTATATGGTATCAACGGTTACGTCGAGTACCGCGTTCAGGTCGATGCTTTCTTCTGTGTAGCTTGTGCTTGGGCCAGATAAGTTGCTGTATGCAATATAACCAATAACAGCTACTGCAATTAGGCCGTATTTAGCCATGCTTAGTGGGTTCATAGTGAAATCCTTGTTAGTTTGTTAGATATTCCTGAGGTCGTGAGAGAAATGAAACTCGTGCACCCCTTTCTCGTAGTAGTCGGTTAATTGACCAACATACTTAAATCCTGCCGCCTGCAGTGGAGTATGGATTAGAGGCAAATTAGACGGGAAAGTCAAAAATATTTTTCTGCCCCCGTCATTTTTTACGGCTTTTAGGCCTATTTGTAGGTCTTCCACCGTGAAGTTGCGTTTTCCAAACAGTTTTTTCTTGTTTCTTACTTCCCAGCGAAAGGTATAGGCGCCCTCTGTTTCGGCTATTTCATGCATACCGTTGAAGCGAATAATCGGCTTTTCTTCCGCAACTTTTTGCTCGTCATCAGCGAAGGAGGCGTCGTCGCTAAGATTTAGGCCTAAAATCATCTGATCTTCGCCTTCGTCGTAAAAATCTACGCTTCTCACTTCTTCAATAAACTCAAGCGATTGATACATGGCAAGGGCGGCAGCGTAGATTTTACCTTCTTTGGGGTCATCATAATCCGAAACCTTTACAAATATTTTGCGGCCCTGGATGTGTTTGACTTTTTCTATTAGCTCTTGGGTCATAAATTTACCCAAGCCTTTGCCTCTGTGTGTATTTGCGAGGTATGTCCACGAAAGCCAACAGGTTCTATCTGTAGCAGGTACAGTGCGGTAGCCGGTTACGCCAATCACCTTGCCGTCGAGCTCAAGTACGAAGTGATCTTCCATTCCGTTGTTGTGAAAATCCGCTTCGGCAGCCTCTGCGTCGTCGTCATCGTAGTAGTCGATGATTTTTACAACCGTAGGTAAGTCGCTCATATACATAGGCCGCAATTCGGGCAGCCCGTTTACCGCTGGTAGAGTATTTTCCATGTGTTTGTCCAAATACGTTTGTTTTTACGGTGTGTAGTGTCTAATTCTGTTGGCTTTGGCTATCACTATTGCCGGTTGCGCGGGTCATCCCATACCGACGTTGGGTCGGTATAGGTTTGGTTCCAGCCGTGGTATGGATGGTTTAGCAAAAGCTCTTCATCTTTAAAAAGCCATACTAGCGCAGCGCCAGCGGCAAAGCCGCCTACGTGCGCCCAAAATGCCACTCCGCCCCCAGATGCACCCAACGATGTAATTCCGCCGAGCAGTTGTACTGCAACCCAGTAGCCGAGCATAGCGACAGCGGGCACGCGAAAAGTGATGATAAACATAACCAATAGGTGAACTTTTACCTTGGGGAACAGCACAATATAAGCGCCCATTACGCCACCAATTGCCCCAGACGCCCCCACCATAGGAATAGGCGATGCGGTATTCGTAATTATTTGCGCCGCGGCGGCGGCAATGCCGCATAAAAAGTAAAAAATAGTAAACCGCACCGGGCCCATGGAATCTTCGACATTTCCGCCGAAAATCCATAAAAACCACATATTGCCTAGTATATGCATCCAACTGCCGTGCATAAACATAGAGCTAAATAACCCAGCCCATCCCAATCCACCTTCGCCACAAGGGCCTCTTGTATTCGCTGCAAATAAATCGGCAGGAATTAAGCCGTATTGGCAAACCGAGGTGTGAAGCTGGTCGCCGAAGCCGGCACCCTGTAGCGCAAACCAAGCAACGACGTTAAGCCCAATAAGGGTATAAGTGGCAATTGGTTGATTTATTTGAGGGTTGTCGTCGCGAATGG from Saccharophagus degradans 2-40 includes these protein-coding regions:
- a CDS encoding SDR family NAD(P)-dependent oxidoreductase, with protein sequence MSNNVMAADKKIIFITGCSTGIGFCAAKTLVERGYHVIAGVRKLASADALREVNVEDTVEIDLASSQSIERAVQQVLAISKGNLYALFNNAAYGQPGAVEDLTRDTLRKQFETNFFGTHELTIKLLPTLLQQKDARLIQNSSILGFAAMPMRGAYNASKFALEGLTDTLRLELAGSSLKISLIEPGPIESHFRKNALVALEENVDIHNTRHSKMYKTAIERLRKVGPAAPFTLPADAVVAKLIHALESRRPKQRYFVTVPTYAMAILKVLLPGRWMDYVLRKAGS
- a CDS encoding rhomboid family intramembrane serine protease; its protein translation is MFPIRDDNPQINQPIATYTLIGLNVVAWFALQGAGFGDQLHTSVCQYGLIPADLFAANTRGPCGEGGLGWAGLFSSMFMHGSWMHILGNMWFLWIFGGNVEDSMGPVRFTIFYFLCGIAAAAAQIITNTASPIPMVGASGAIGGVMGAYIVLFPKVKVHLLVMFIITFRVPAVAMLGYWVAVQLLGGITSLGASGGGVAFWAHVGGFAAGAALVWLFKDEELLLNHPYHGWNQTYTDPTSVWDDPRNRQ
- a CDS encoding ThuA domain-containing protein; protein product: MNHILITRILACVFMLASVAASAEQFKVLLFTKTDGWHHKSINAGVTAMETLAKKHHFLVDWHEDAGRINDDNLKQYDAIVFLLTTGNILNEEQQGAMERFIQSGKGFVGIHSASDTEYEWDWYTKMVGRTFHIHPEIQTGELQVLDRKFPGLERMPDRLLWTEEWYEFGAERIDGLNYILAVDEKTYDPEADWGRVAGKGMGKFHPIAWYHEYDGGRAFYTALGHMGSTYSDPLFMEHIYGGLYWAVTGKGIKKQATSN
- a CDS encoding polyamine aminopropyltransferase, whose translation is MKTPLTDINAKQAGVLLFSILIVALCGIVYELIIGTVSSYLLGNSVHQFSLTIGFFMFAMGVGSMISKYFDDQFVRNFIFVEIAIALVGGICSILLFIAFPMARALYELVMYSLILIIGALVGMEIPILTSLLAQKRSLKESIANVMSLDYVGALIGSVSFPLLLLPSLGLVQSSFAIGLINILVATINVIVFRHYLRHYHAMLLSCIGILVLLTGCIFYGTVLTRFAEKHLYFDQVIYSTQTPYQKLVVTRSTTTREQRLYIDGHIQFSSRDEYRYHEYLVHPVMSIPGPRKNVLILGGGDGLAAREVLKYDDVETIHLVDIDPEMLRIANELPMLRRLNKGSLDAEKLTAFSQDAFSFINEPGIDYDRVIIDMPDPHNEAINKLYSREFYTMIKRRMTPEGILVSQSSSPFFTRHVFWCIEQTLDHVFDNTLSYHTALPSFGIWGFNMARNNVAFPADIEFNIETRALTQASMQAARNFDKDIAKVETTVNSIMEPKLYHLYIEDLRR
- a CDS encoding GNAT family N-acetyltransferase, which produces MENTLPAVNGLPELRPMYMSDLPTVVKIIDYYDDDDAEAAEADFHNNGMEDHFVLELDGKVIGVTGYRTVPATDRTCWLSWTYLANTHRGKGLGKFMTQELIEKVKHIQGRKIFVKVSDYDDPKEGKIYAAALAMYQSLEFIEEVRSVDFYDEGEDQMILGLNLSDDASFADDEQKVAEEKPIIRFNGMHEIAETEGAYTFRWEVRNKKKLFGKRNFTVEDLQIGLKAVKNDGGRKIFLTFPSNLPLIHTPLQAAGFKYVGQLTDYYEKGVHEFHFSHDLRNI
- the speD gene encoding adenosylmethionine decarboxylase, giving the protein MIDVKTSQSYQEPQSTESSLVQSDTAGRHFIVDFWGAHYLENVDVLEQALTDAASVAGAVLLHIHLHKFTQGGGVTGVALLAESHISVHTWPERDYAAFDVFMCGDAKPQDAVALLERVFKPTKTKISEILRGKE